One Prolixibacteraceae bacterium DNA segment encodes these proteins:
- the hemA gene encoding glutamyl-tRNA reductase, whose translation MSFRIREKLQKFFVIGISYKKTAIDIREKFALQPEDQKTILNQARSQGIESLIVLSTCNRTELYGFSSDPDSVIHLFLSNCNAKYEDFISHGYIQKGHDAISHIYQVTTGLDSQITGDFQIVGQVKNSYRESDEMGLINPFVNRLFSYVFQASKKIKNTTDISKGASSVSHAAVQYIKDNTEKLDEANILLFGLGEIGKDTCVNLLKHMQNRSLTVVNRTLNKAENLAKKFDLHFAPIENLTQELRKADVIVVATGASSPTVRAEHLDNKTKKTLILDLSVPRNVSKDIEENPYIEVATVDILSQSISKAMKHRHEAVPQAKIIIEESIKEFYGWLEIKNLSPVIVALKDNLEKIKVKEIEYHKPKLSAIELEKIEHISSNIVNKIARACINHLKDNHKKHSTPIETLEMIFRENEN comes from the coding sequence ATGTCATTTAGAATAAGAGAGAAACTCCAAAAATTTTTTGTTATAGGAATCAGTTACAAAAAAACTGCAATCGATATACGTGAAAAATTCGCACTTCAACCAGAGGATCAAAAAACTATATTAAACCAAGCAAGGTCTCAAGGTATTGAGTCGCTTATTGTGTTATCTACTTGTAATAGAACAGAACTTTATGGTTTTTCATCAGATCCTGATTCTGTAATTCATCTATTCCTTTCAAACTGTAATGCAAAGTATGAAGATTTTATTAGTCATGGATATATACAAAAAGGGCATGATGCAATCTCTCATATTTACCAAGTCACAACAGGTTTAGATTCACAGATTACTGGAGATTTTCAGATTGTTGGACAGGTTAAAAACTCATATAGAGAATCTGATGAAATGGGATTAATAAACCCATTTGTAAATAGACTATTTTCCTATGTTTTCCAGGCGAGTAAGAAGATTAAAAACACTACTGATATAAGCAAGGGAGCATCTTCAGTTTCACATGCAGCAGTGCAATATATTAAAGACAATACAGAAAAGTTAGATGAAGCAAATATCCTTCTTTTTGGATTAGGTGAAATAGGCAAAGATACCTGTGTAAACCTTTTAAAACATATGCAAAACAGATCTCTTACAGTTGTTAATAGAACCCTCAATAAAGCAGAGAATCTTGCAAAAAAATTTGATTTACACTTTGCCCCAATAGAAAATCTTACCCAAGAACTACGCAAAGCAGATGTAATTGTTGTAGCAACAGGAGCTTCCAGTCCTACTGTAAGAGCAGAACATCTTGATAATAAAACTAAAAAAACTCTTATCCTTGATCTTTCAGTTCCTAGAAATGTATCTAAAGATATAGAAGAAAATCCATACATCGAAGTTGCAACTGTAGACATCTTATCCCAGTCGATTTCAAAAGCGATGAAACATAGACATGAGGCTGTTCCTCAGGCAAAGATAATTATTGAGGAATCCATAAAAGAATTCTACGGTTGGTTAGAAATTAAAAATTTATCCCCTGTTATTGTTGCATTAAAGGATAATCTCGAGAAAATAAAAGTAAAGGAGATTGAATATCATAAACCTAAGCTTAGCGCGATAGAGCTTGAGAAAATTGAGCACATTAGCTCTAATATAGTAAACAAAATTGCTCGAGCTTGCATCAATCATTTAAAGGATAATCATAAAAAACACTCTACTCCAATAGAAACCTTAGAAATGATCTTTAGAGAAAACGAAAACTAA
- the hemB gene encoding porphobilinogen synthase — protein sequence MSTRPLFPTTRMRRLRYNSNLRDMIAETTLSTNDLVMPLFVCPGENVTNPISSMPGNAQMSVDVLVEKCKELYFMGVKSVLLFGIPEHKDLDGTCATQDHSIVQRAVRAIKEVLPNIYIIADICNCEYTSHGHCGTIIDGDVDNDLTIETLCKQAVSLAKAGVDMVAPSDMMDGRIGEMRKSLDRNGYYKTPIMSYSAKYASGFYGPFREAAESAPKFGNRATYQMDPRNSDEAVREIEMDIAEGADIVMVKPALSYLDVIYRAKHEFNMPVAAYNVSGEFSMVHAAAEKDWIDGERVMLEILTSIKRAGADIIITYHAPEVAKLLKN from the coding sequence ATGTCAACACGTCCACTTTTTCCGACCACTAGAATGCGTCGCCTTAGATATAATTCAAATCTACGTGATATGATAGCCGAAACAACACTCTCTACAAACGACCTAGTAATGCCACTATTCGTTTGTCCCGGAGAGAATGTAACGAATCCAATATCATCTATGCCAGGAAACGCTCAAATGTCCGTTGATGTTTTAGTCGAAAAATGTAAAGAATTATATTTCATGGGAGTGAAATCTGTTCTTTTATTTGGTATTCCTGAACATAAAGACCTAGATGGAACTTGTGCTACACAAGATCATAGTATTGTTCAACGAGCTGTAAGAGCAATAAAAGAGGTACTTCCAAACATCTATATCATTGCAGATATTTGCAATTGTGAATATACTTCTCATGGACATTGCGGAACCATTATAGATGGCGACGTAGATAATGATCTAACAATTGAGACACTATGTAAGCAAGCCGTTTCATTAGCTAAAGCGGGTGTTGACATGGTTGCTCCTTCTGATATGATGGATGGACGTATTGGAGAGATGAGAAAATCTCTTGATCGCAATGGGTACTATAAGACCCCAATCATGTCTTACTCTGCAAAATATGCATCGGGATTCTATGGCCCATTTAGAGAGGCTGCTGAAAGTGCACCTAAATTTGGAAACAGAGCAACTTACCAAATGGACCCAAGAAACAGTGATGAAGCTGTTAGAGAGATTGAGATGGATATTGCAGAGGGAGCAGATATTGTAATGGTAAAACCTGCTCTTAGCTATCTTGATGTTATATATAGAGCAAAACACGAATTTAATATGCCTGTTGCGGCTTATAATGTAAGTGGTGAATTCTCTATGGTTCATGCTGCTGCAGAAAAAGATTGGATTGATGGAGAAAGAGTAATGCTTGAGATATTAACATCTATCAAAAGAGCGGGTGCGGATATAATCATCACCTATCATGCTCCAGAAGTTGCAAAATTACTTAAAAACTAA
- the hemC gene encoding hydroxymethylbilane synthase: MMSKRRVIRVATRPSLLAKRQTEQTVALLKSKNPEVDFEIKTFSTKGDLVLDRSLTQFGTTGLFVKELEMAMLNGEADIAVHSLKDVPSMTPTQFCLHAYPKREKAQDVLLTRHGEKLEDLKEGFVLGTGSPRRRVQIAQLRPDVIFKDIRGNIDTRIKKLHNGEYDAIILAAAGMNRLDIAFDINSVISLDDMVPAIGQGAIAIECLKNDDFSKDIVSSINDYDTEKAVLAERAFMREIEGGCKFPLAAHAIYEGDKLKMTALVGDGKSMKQIKHTVFLDILNTEKESIELAKVMKQECKDKDINYHLF, translated from the coding sequence ATGATGTCGAAAAGAAGGGTTATACGTGTTGCTACTAGACCTAGTTTGCTTGCAAAAAGACAAACGGAGCAGACAGTAGCATTATTAAAATCTAAAAATCCAGAAGTAGATTTTGAGATTAAAACATTTAGTACAAAAGGGGATCTTGTATTAGATCGTTCACTGACACAATTTGGAACAACCGGACTCTTTGTAAAAGAGCTCGAAATGGCTATGCTAAATGGTGAAGCTGATATAGCTGTCCATAGTCTAAAAGATGTTCCAAGTATGACACCTACTCAATTCTGCCTTCATGCATATCCTAAAAGAGAGAAAGCCCAAGATGTTCTTTTAACTCGTCATGGTGAGAAACTTGAAGATCTAAAAGAAGGTTTTGTTTTAGGTACAGGCAGTCCACGAAGAAGAGTTCAAATAGCACAACTTCGACCTGACGTTATTTTCAAAGACATTCGTGGTAATATTGATACACGAATCAAAAAACTCCATAACGGTGAATATGACGCAATCATACTTGCAGCAGCTGGAATGAATCGCTTAGATATTGCTTTTGACATTAATTCAGTAATTTCTTTAGACGATATGGTACCTGCAATAGGACAAGGAGCAATAGCCATTGAATGTCTTAAAAATGATGATTTTTCTAAAGATATCGTATCCTCAATTAATGATTACGATACAGAAAAGGCCGTTCTCGCAGAACGTGCCTTTATGCGAGAGATTGAAGGGGGCTGTAAGTTTCCACTTGCCGCTCACGCTATTTATGAAGGAGACAAACTTAAAATGACTGCACTTGTTGGAGATGGAAAGAGTATGAAACAGATCAAACACACTGTTTTTTTAGACATCTTAAATACTGAAAAAGAAAGTATTGAACTTGCCAAAGTAATGAAACAAGAATGTAAAGATAAAGATATAAATTACCACCTTTTCTAA